Within the Pseudoxanthomonas sp. Root65 genome, the region CGTTGTAGTGGTCTCCCGGTGCGGGAGTAGTTCAATGGTAGAACTGTAGCCTTCCAAGCTACTAGTGCGGGTTCGATTCCCGTCTCCCGCTCCACTGAACATCCGTGCAGGACCTGCGGCAATCCAGGCGACACAACCGGTTTCACGCTCACGTAGCTCAGTCGGTAGAGCACCTCCTTGGTAAGGAGGAGGTCGAAGGTTCGATTCCTTTCGTGAGCACCACTTCCATCCATTGATCCACTCGAGAACCAGCAGCCATGGCAAAGGGTAAGTTCGAACGCACCAAGCCCCACGTGAACGTGGGCACGATTGGTCACGTTGACCACGGCAAGACGACGCTGACGGCGGCGCTGACAATGGCAAAGGGTAAGTTCGAACGCACCAAGCCCCACGTGAACGTGGGCACGATTGGTCACGTTGACCACGGCAAGACGACGCTGACGGCGGCGCTGACGAAGATCGGCGCGGAGCGTTTCGGTGGCGAGTTCAAGGCCTATGACGCGATCGACGCGGCGCCGGAAGAGAAGGCGCGCGGCATCACGATCTCCACGGCCCACGTGGAATACGAATCGGCGGCGCGCCACTACGCGCACGTGGATTGCCCGGGCCACGCCGACTACGTGAAGAACATGATCACCGGTGCGGCCCAGATGGACGGCGCGATCCTGGTGTGCTCGGCCGCYGACGGCCCGATGCCGCAGACCCGCGAGCACATCCTGCTCTCGCGCCAGGTCGGTGTGCCGTACATCGTCGTGTTCCTGAACAAGGCCGACATGGTGGACGACGCCGAGCTGCTGGAGCTGGTGGAGATGGAAG harbors:
- a CDS encoding GTP-binding protein, which gives rise to MAKGKFERTKPHVNVGTIGHVDHGKTTLTAALTMAKGKFERTKPHVNVGTIGHVDHGKTTLTAALTKIGAERFGGEFKAYDAIDAAPEEKARGITISTAHVEYESAARHYAHVDCPGHADYVKNMITGAAQMDGAILVCSAADGPMPQTREHILLSRQVGVPYIVVFLNKADMVDDAELLELVEME